One genomic segment of Nitrospirota bacterium includes these proteins:
- the pheT gene encoding phenylalanine--tRNA ligase subunit beta, which translates to MPTITVLKSDLEALANKQFTPAQLESSLSLVKGELKEYVEATGELRIELNDTNRPDLWCVEGIARHLRPIKPSKPPRRAARPSSAHRIKVTADVRQVRPYIGACVARNVGVTDTLLTQFIQTQEKLAELYGRKRQTVSIGLYPLQKIVFPVSYTTSAPDEASFVPLGVDRTMTLREILAEHPKGMAYGKIIADSPRYPLLVDARGEVLSFPPIINSQALGAVAVGDDDLLVEVTGTDLRMVVLAVNIWAANLADRGATVEPVTIDYPWATPMGRKIITPREITQAISVPLNLIEQVLGESIRPPEAGRLLTGYGHRVSGSGPTLKVTPPSHRDDILHPIDIVEDIAIARGYDSFAPEMPGQFTVGALSAIERYADRVRELLTGLGFQETMDNILTSRHEVVERMGDRTVESGLVEVDNPMVETFAVLRPHLLASLLRVEAASSKAVYPHRVFEVGEAVTVDPAAEVGCRTDMRAAVLIAHAEAAFSEVHAALENLCYALNVNYRLDPVQHPTFIDGRAGTILIDDQPIGVIGEVSPSVLEVWGIGMPCAAFDLALDPLISQS; encoded by the coding sequence ATGCCTACTATTACAGTTCTGAAGTCCGATCTCGAAGCCCTTGCCAACAAACAGTTCACCCCTGCGCAACTCGAATCCTCGCTTTCTCTGGTCAAAGGCGAATTGAAGGAGTATGTCGAAGCCACTGGCGAGTTGCGCATCGAGCTGAACGATACGAACCGACCGGATCTGTGGTGCGTGGAAGGGATCGCGCGGCACTTGCGGCCGATCAAGCCGTCGAAGCCGCCGCGAAGGGCAGCTCGGCCGTCGAGCGCGCACCGCATCAAGGTGACGGCCGACGTCCGTCAGGTGCGGCCCTACATCGGGGCCTGCGTGGCGCGCAATGTCGGAGTGACGGACACGCTGCTCACACAGTTCATCCAGACGCAGGAGAAGCTCGCCGAGTTGTACGGCCGCAAGCGTCAGACCGTGTCCATCGGCCTGTACCCGCTGCAGAAAATCGTTTTTCCGGTGTCGTACACGACCTCAGCGCCTGATGAGGCCAGTTTCGTGCCGCTGGGCGTTGACCGGACCATGACCCTGCGCGAAATTCTGGCCGAACATCCCAAGGGCATGGCATACGGCAAGATCATCGCCGACAGCCCGCGGTACCCGTTGTTGGTCGATGCGCGCGGGGAGGTCCTCTCGTTCCCGCCGATCATCAACAGCCAAGCCCTGGGCGCGGTCGCGGTGGGTGATGACGATCTCTTGGTCGAAGTCACGGGCACGGATCTGCGCATGGTGGTCCTAGCCGTGAATATCTGGGCCGCCAACCTGGCTGATCGCGGCGCAACGGTCGAACCCGTGACCATCGACTACCCCTGGGCCACGCCCATGGGACGCAAGATAATCACGCCGCGGGAGATCACCCAAGCCATCTCCGTTCCGTTGAACTTGATCGAGCAGGTGCTGGGTGAGTCGATCCGGCCGCCGGAGGCGGGTCGCCTCCTCACCGGATATGGCCATCGCGTGTCAGGATCGGGTCCGACCCTGAAGGTCACGCCTCCGTCTCACCGCGACGACATCCTGCACCCCATCGACATCGTCGAAGACATCGCCATCGCGCGCGGCTACGACTCGTTCGCGCCCGAAATGCCGGGCCAGTTCACGGTGGGCGCACTGTCGGCGATCGAGCGCTATGCGGACCGCGTACGCGAGCTCCTGACCGGGTTGGGCTTCCAGGAAACCATGGACAACATCCTTACCTCGCGGCACGAGGTGGTGGAGCGAATGGGTGATCGGACGGTCGAAAGTGGGTTGGTCGAGGTGGACAATCCCATGGTCGAAACCTTCGCGGTGCTCCGTCCCCATTTGCTGGCGTCGCTGCTTCGCGTGGAGGCGGCCAGCTCCAAGGCGGTGTATCCCCATCGGGTGTTCGAGGTGGGCGAGGCCGTGACCGTCGACCCCGCCGCAGAAGTGGGTTGTCGAACGGACATGCGAGCCGCCGTGCTGATCGCTCATGCGGAGGCTGCGTTTTCCGAAGTCCACGCTGCGTTGGAAAATCTCTGTTACGCCCTGAATGTGAACTATCGTCTCGACCCGGTCCAGCACCCGACTTTCATCGACGGCCGCGCGGGAACCATTCTCATAGACGATCAGCCGATCGGCGTGATCGGCGAAGTGTCGCCGTCGGTCCTGGAAGTCTGG
- a CDS encoding phenylalanine--tRNA ligase subunit alpha, with protein sequence MLSPEIQALLDGLHPLEARVFRAFGDQSAASEVALREGSGLAASQLSMALGWLLTKGAVRVESERVTRRAALAEAGKRYATDLIPELRILKWLSEGQRLTVGDLRSGRGLEPDEVSGAVGTLKGLGAIRIGEGGVLEAVPGADLGELQALQHEIETLGRAGSRVMNEPATASDRLVEQHFTKRGKAKGIFRIDEDKERTFALTDVGAALARAVRERGLGLSEEISQLTPDLLKDGAWRGKTFRKYNIGLRPARVFGGRKHPYRAFLDEVKTRLVSMGFEEMRGPLVENEFWNMDALFMPQFHPAREIHDVYFVREPRESQPISEPFATNVARAHENGKGTGSVGWRYPFDPTRARRLVLRSQGTSVSARTMASGPKIPGKYFSIARCFRYDQVDATHAPDFFQVEGIVLGEDITFRTLLGLLRLFAVEVARAPEVKFLPAYFPYTEPSVEMHARHPKLGWMELGGAGLFRPEVTRPLGVKVPVIAWGLGLDRMAMTALGLSDIRDLFTPDLEQLRAHRATATL encoded by the coding sequence ATGCTTTCCCCAGAAATTCAGGCGCTTCTGGATGGTCTCCATCCGCTGGAGGCTCGCGTGTTTCGCGCGTTTGGCGATCAATCCGCGGCATCCGAAGTGGCGCTGCGAGAGGGGAGCGGGCTGGCTGCGTCGCAGCTCTCCATGGCGCTGGGGTGGCTGCTCACCAAAGGCGCGGTCCGCGTAGAGAGCGAGCGCGTGACGCGGCGGGCAGCGCTGGCCGAGGCCGGAAAGCGCTATGCCACCGATTTGATCCCCGAGCTTCGCATACTCAAGTGGCTCTCCGAAGGCCAGCGGTTGACCGTCGGGGATTTACGATCGGGTCGTGGGCTGGAGCCGGACGAAGTCAGCGGCGCGGTTGGAACGCTGAAGGGACTGGGTGCGATTCGTATTGGTGAAGGCGGCGTGCTGGAGGCCGTGCCGGGCGCTGACCTTGGCGAATTGCAGGCGCTGCAACACGAAATTGAAACACTGGGTCGGGCAGGATCGCGGGTGATGAACGAACCCGCGACTGCGTCGGATCGTCTGGTCGAACAACATTTCACCAAGCGCGGTAAGGCTAAGGGGATCTTCCGAATCGATGAAGATAAAGAACGCACGTTCGCGCTGACCGACGTCGGTGCTGCGCTTGCCCGAGCCGTTCGCGAGCGCGGCCTCGGGTTGTCCGAAGAAATCTCACAGCTCACGCCCGACTTGCTCAAAGACGGAGCATGGCGCGGCAAGACGTTTCGCAAATACAACATCGGATTGCGCCCCGCGCGGGTGTTCGGCGGGCGCAAACACCCGTATCGGGCGTTTCTGGATGAAGTGAAGACGCGACTCGTGTCCATGGGCTTCGAGGAGATGCGCGGTCCGCTGGTTGAAAACGAGTTCTGGAACATGGACGCGCTCTTCATGCCGCAGTTTCACCCCGCGCGCGAGATCCACGACGTGTACTTCGTGCGCGAACCGCGCGAATCACAGCCGATTTCAGAGCCGTTCGCCACCAACGTGGCCCGCGCGCATGAGAACGGCAAGGGCACGGGTTCGGTGGGTTGGCGTTATCCGTTCGACCCCACACGTGCCAGGCGCCTGGTGCTGCGCAGCCAGGGTACATCCGTTTCTGCGCGCACCATGGCGAGCGGGCCCAAGATTCCGGGCAAGTACTTTTCGATCGCGCGCTGCTTTCGCTACGATCAGGTCGACGCCACGCACGCGCCGGACTTTTTTCAGGTGGAAGGCATTGTGCTGGGTGAGGACATCACGTTCCGGACGTTGTTGGGCCTGTTGCGCCTGTTTGCCGTAGAAGTCGCGCGCGCCCCCGAAGTCAAGTTCCTCCCCGCGTATTTCCCATATACCGAGCCCTCGGTGGAGATGCACGCCAGGCACCCCAAGCTGGGCTGGATGGAACTGGGCGGTGCAGGCCTGTTCCGACCGGAGGTCACGCGACCGTTGGGGGTGAAAGTCCCTGTCATTGCCTGGGGGTTGGGGTTGGATCGGATGGCGATGACCGCGCTGGGGTTATCGGACATCCGGGATCTCTTCACGCCAGACCTTGAACAGCTTCGCGCCCACCGCGCTACAGCAACCTTGTAG